A stretch of DNA from Nonlabens ponticola:
GGTCTCACGCTCATGGATGTTTGTAAAGTAGCGATGACAGCAGCTTGATTAGGAGCGATTAATGAAGTTGTATAAGTTCTATTACGGTAAGAATCCCTGACGGAATTGAGCGGTCCTTCTAGAACGACTCTAGACTTATTGATTAATGATATGTGATCACACATTTCTTCTACACTTTCCATGCGGTGTGTTGAGAAAATAATAGTCGATCCTTGATCACGCAGGTTTAGTATCTCATCCTTGATCAAATTTGCATTGACTGGATCAAAACCTGAAAACGGCTCATCAAAAATGAGCAAATCTGGTTCATGGAGTACCGTGACAATAAACTGCACTTTTTGAGCCATTCCTTTTGACAGCTCTTGTAGTTTCTTGTTCCACCAGCCTTGCATTCCTAAACGATCAAACCAATATTCTAATTTTTCCTTTGCCTCAGACTTGCTCAATCCTTTAAGACGCGCCAGATAGATACACTGCTCGCCTACCTTCATTGACTTGTATAGTCCACGCTCTTCTGGCATGTATCCTATATTGGCTATATGTTTAGGTTCCAGTGCCTCATCATTGAGCAACACTTGACCTTGATCTGGAACGGTAATTTGATTAATGATTCTTATAAGCGATGTCTTTCCAGCACCATTAGGACCTAACAAGCCATAAATACTGCCTTTTGGGACTTTAATCGTCACATCATCCAGCGCTGTAAAGTCACCGTATGACTTTGAGATATTTATCGCTTGTAATGCGTATTTCATAAAAGAATTAAAACAGGCTAAAATACTAAGACCACGGCCATCTACTAGTTTATTTTCATATAATTTAATAATTATCACGCCTTTACAAAAGGTCATAAAAAAACCCACCTCTCAATTACTTGAGAGGTGGGAAAAATTGCTATGAAAAAGAAAAATAACAATTGGTTGGTTAACCAATGTTGATCAAAGGTAATACATCTTTTTCATTTAATTAGTATTTATTTAAGAAAACATGTCTTTTACCTTTTCAAAGAAAGATTTATCTCCTTTCTCTGGTGCAGGTTCAAAAGAGCTATCTGTTTTCATACTTTCAAAAAACTCCTTTTGCTCCTTAGTTAAGGTACGTGGTGTCCATACGTTGACATGAACTAGTAGGTCACCGTTTCCATAGCCATTGAGACTAGGCATTCCTTTACCTCGCAATCTCAAGATTTTGCCAGATTGAATTCCTGCTTCGATAGGAATACGCACCTTACCTGTCACGGTCTTAATCTCTTTAGTAGTTCCCAATACGGCGTCTGGTACGCTCACATAAAGATCATAGTGTAGATTGTTTCCTTCACGTTGCAACTCGTCGTGTGGCTTTACCTCTATATCGACTAGTAAATCACCGCTTATACCATTGCCAGGTGCCTCATTACCTTTGCCACCTACTTTAAGACGCATATCACTTTCTACACCAGCAGGTATCTTGATCGATACTGTTTCCTCATCAACAATAAGTCCTTGAGCATCTGCACCAGCAGGTTTTGAATCAATCATTTGTCCAGCGCCACCACAAACATTACAAGGTGCACTAGTTTGCATGCGACCCAAAATGGTATTTTGAATCTTGGTCACTTGACCAGATCCATTACATGTGGTACAAGTTTTATAGGTAACACCAGGCGCTTGTTTCTTGCGCTTGACCTTTACTTTTTTCTCAACACCATTGGCTGCTTCTTCAAGCGTCAAGGAGACTCTAATTCTCAGATCTTTTCCTTTAACTCTGCGCTGGCCACCACGACCACCAAATCCTCCAAAACCAGAGAATCCGCCGCCACCACCGCCGAAAATATCACCAAACTGGCTGAATATGTCGTCCATATCCATACCGCCAAAACCGCCGCCACCGCCAAAACCTTGACCGCCGCCACTCGTATAGGCCTGGTGACCCAACTGGTCGTACCTAGCTTTCTTCTGTGGATCGCTTAGGGTTTCATAGGCTTCGGCTGCTTTTTTGAAATTAGCCTCGGCAGTCTCGTCGCCCGGATTTTTATCTGGGTGAAACTCGATAGCCTTCTTGCGATAGGCCTTTTTAATCTCTGCTGTGCTGGCACCTTTTGAAATACCTAAAATGTCATAAAAATCTGCCATATTATTTGCCTATCACTACTTTAGGGTAACGCACTGTCTTGTCGCCCAATTTATATCCTTTCTCGATCACATCAATGATCTTTCCCTTCATCTCATCATTAGGTGCTGGTATGTGGGTCACTGCCTCATGATCCTCTGCATCAAAGGTATCGCCAGGATTTACTTCAATGACCTCAAGTCCTTTAGAGTTGAGCGTATTCTTCAACTTGTTATGAATCAGGGTAACGCCTGTTGTCAATTGCTCATCGTCAGATTTGGCGATCTCGATCATCGCACGATCAAAATCGTCCATTACAGGTATCATGTCCTTCAATACGCCTTCGCCCGCGGTTTTAAAAAGCTCGATGCGCTCCTTGGCAGTACGCCTCTTGAAGTTTTCAAACTCTGCAAACAGCCTCAAGAATTTGTCCTTTTCCATTTTGACGGCTTCCTCAAGCACCTCAACCTCACTGCGTTCCTCTTCTTGCTGCTCTTGCTCGCTTTCCTCTTGTTGCAATTGCTCTTCTTGCAATACTTCTTTTTCCTCTTTTTTATTCTTCTTTCCCATATCTAGGATATTTCTATAGTTATTAACTTGATTAAGAGTGGTTTTGGGATTACGCTTTCGCGAAAGCTAACTCTACCAAAATCTTACCTGCACGCAAAGGGCAAAAGTACTGCCATTAAACTAGTGGTGTCAAAATGTCACAAGATTAATTTAATAAACTTTTAACCAAGATCATTGTAGGTACATCTATTTTTGTTAGTTATTAATCAATCATAATATAATGACACGTAATTTTTTAAAAATCACAAGTATGGCTGCTGTAGTTGCATTTACAGTTGCTTGTAAAGACGCTAAAAATGAGGTGGATGCAACCGCTGCAGAAGACGAGGCAACAGCTACTGAGGCTGCTGTGACTTATACCGTTGATGCAGATGCATCGACCATAAGCTGGGTAGGTTCAAAACCAACTGAGGATCACACTGGAACCATCGACCTACAAGGTGGTCTTGTAAAAGTAAATGGTGAGACTATCGAGAGTGGTGAGTTTACTATTGACATGGGATCTATCGAGGTGACTGACCTTGAAGGTGAAGC
This window harbors:
- a CDS encoding ABC transporter ATP-binding protein codes for the protein MKYALQAINISKSYGDFTALDDVTIKVPKGSIYGLLGPNGAGKTSLIRIINQITVPDQGQVLLNDEALEPKHIANIGYMPEERGLYKSMKVGEQCIYLARLKGLSKSEAKEKLEYWFDRLGMQGWWNKKLQELSKGMAQKVQFIVTVLHEPDLLIFDEPFSGFDPVNANLIKDEILNLRDQGSTIIFSTHRMESVEEMCDHISLINKSRVVLEGPLNSVRDSYRNRTYTTSLIAPNQAAVIATLQTSMSVRPIEIKGLDNTIDLELQIPENLNVSNVLQQLTSLGELTHFSEVIPSVNEIFIRKVSDNG
- the dnaJ gene encoding molecular chaperone DnaJ, with translation MADFYDILGISKGASTAEIKKAYRKKAIEFHPDKNPGDETAEANFKKAAEAYETLSDPQKKARYDQLGHQAYTSGGGQGFGGGGGFGGMDMDDIFSQFGDIFGGGGGGFSGFGGFGGRGGQRRVKGKDLRIRVSLTLEEAANGVEKKVKVKRKKQAPGVTYKTCTTCNGSGQVTKIQNTILGRMQTSAPCNVCGGAGQMIDSKPAGADAQGLIVDEETVSIKIPAGVESDMRLKVGGKGNEAPGNGISGDLLVDIEVKPHDELQREGNNLHYDLYVSVPDAVLGTTKEIKTVTGKVRIPIEAGIQSGKILRLRGKGMPSLNGYGNGDLLVHVNVWTPRTLTKEQKEFFESMKTDSSFEPAPEKGDKSFFEKVKDMFS
- a CDS encoding nucleotide exchange factor GrpE — translated: MGKKNKKEEKEVLQEEQLQQEESEQEQQEEERSEVEVLEEAVKMEKDKFLRLFAEFENFKRRTAKERIELFKTAGEGVLKDMIPVMDDFDRAMIEIAKSDDEQLTTGVTLIHNKLKNTLNSKGLEVIEVNPGDTFDAEDHEAVTHIPAPNDEMKGKIIDVIEKGYKLGDKTVRYPKVVIGK